The Sinomonas sp. P10A9 genome contains the following window.
CGACCTTCTGCGCCATCATCCCGGCCACGCACGAGTTCCCGCTGTACTTCTACGGCCGCTTCCCCACGGCCCCGGACCTGCAGATCAAGGCCGAGGAGCTGGACCTCGCGGCCATCAGGGACGCGCGGATCTTCTGGTCCACCGTGACGGGCCTGTGCCAGGAGCCGAGCCGCTCGGCCCACATCGCCGCCCATGAGGCGCGCCCCCGCGCTGAGTTGGCCGAGGGCCAGTTCACGGTCCTCGACCTCGACTACCGGCCCATGTTCTGGGACTCCGAGGACGCAGCCCGCGAGCAGGTCGCCAGAGTCCTGCCGCACGTCACGGTCGCGATCGGCAACGAGGAGGAGTGCGCTGTCGCCGTCGGCCACGGCACCCCGGACGAGCAGGCCGACCGCCTCCTGGCCGCGGGCGTCGAGATCGCCGTGGTCAAGCTCGGCCCCGAGGGCGTCATGGCCAAGACCCGCACCGAGCGCGTCGTCTCCGCCCCGGTCCCGGTCGAGACCCTCAACGGCCTCGGCGCCGGCGACTCGTTCGGCGGCGCGTTCTGCCACGGACTCCTCGCCGGCTGGCCGCTCGCCCAGGTCCTGGACTACGCGAACGCCTCCGGCGCGATCGTCGCCTCGCGCCTCTCGTGCGCCGATGCGATGCCGACGCCGGCAGAGGTCACCTCGCTGCTGTCCGAACGCGGCCGTCTCGTCCCCGAGGCGGTGGCCCAGTGAGCGCCGCCGCCGAGACCGCGTCTCCGAGCGGCGTCGTCCGTGGCGGCGCGCCCGTCCTCGCGAACCCGCATGACGACGACCCTCGCCGCTACGAGCACCTCACCAAGATCCGGCTCGAGGACCCGGCCGCCGTTGCGCGCGCCGCCCAGAACCGCCGCCGCCACCCGGGCCCCGTGCTCGGCAAGCAGGACTTCATCGTCGCGGCCGACCACCCCGCCCGCGGCGCGCTCGCGGCCCAGGGCCGGCCCGAGGCCATGGCAGACCGACGCGAGCTCCTCGACAGGCTCCAGATCGCACTCGCGAACCCCGCCGTCGACGGTGTCCTGGCGAGCCCGGACATCATGGACGACCTGCTTCTTCTCGGCGCGCTCGAGGGCAAGCTCGTCTTCGGCTCGATGAACCGCGGCGGGCTGGCCGGGTTCGTCAACGAGTTCGACGACCGCTTCACGGGCCACACGGCCGAGGCGCTCGCGGCGCTGGGGGCCGACGGCGGCAAGATGCTCACCCGCATCGCCCTCGGCGATCCTGCCACCGCGTCCATCCTCGAGAGCACCGCGAAGGCCATCGACGCGCTCGCCGCCCGCGGCCTCATCGCGATGGTCGAGCCGTTCCTCTCGGGCTGGGTCGACGGCAAGGTCAAGAACGACCTCTCCGCTGAGGCCGTCATCAAGTCCATCGGGATCGCCTCGGGCCTCGGCTCGACGAGCGCCTACACGTGGATGAAGCTGCCCGTCGTGGAGGACATGGAACGGGTCATGGCCGCCACGACCATGCCGACGGTCCTCCTGGGCGGGGACCCGACCGGCCACCAGGACGAGGTCTTCGCCTCGTGGGGCCGGGCGCTCGCACTGCCGGGCGTGCAGGGCCTGACCGTGGGCCGCACGCTCCTCTACCCCGCCGACGGCGACGTTGCCGGCGCCGTCGCAGCTGCGGCTTCGCTGCTGCACACCGAAGAGATCCCGTCGGGACACAGCACCAAGGAGGCTGCCCAGTGACCACCACCCGCAGGATGACGGTCGCCCAGGCGCTCGTCGAGTTCCTCGGCCGCCAGTACACGGTTGATACCGTCGGGGGGCCTGATGGGGGAGCATACAGGGAGCGTCTCATCCCCGGCATGTTCGGCATCTTCGGCCACGGCAACGTGGCCGGAGTGGGACAGGCGCTCAAGCAGTGGCAGGTCGCCGACCCCACACTCATGCCGTACTACCAGGGCCGCAACGAGCAGGCGCAGGCGCATCAGGCTGTCGGGTACGCGCGGCACACGCGCCGCCGTCAGACCTTCGCGATCTCGACGTCGATCGGTCCCGGCTCGTCCAACCTGCTCACCGGCGCTGCGCTCGCCACGGCGAACCGCCTCCCCGCGCTGCTCCTGCCCTCGGACACGTTCGCGACCCGCGCCGCGGACCCGGTCCTGCAGCAGCTCGAAATGCCGCACGGCTACGACATCACGGTCAACGACGCGTTCCGCCCGCTGTCCAAGTACTTCGACCGGGTCAACCGTCCGGAGCAGCTCTTCTCGGCGCTCCTGCACGGCCTGCGGGTGCTGACGGACCCGGCCGAGACCGGCGCCGTGACGATCGCCCTCCCGCAGGACGTCCAGGCCGAGGTCTTCGACGTCCCCGCGGAGTTCCTCGCCGAGCGCGAGTGGCGCATCCGCCGCCCCGAGCCCGAGGCCGAGGACATCGCCGAGGCCGCCCGCCGTATCCGTGCCGCGAAGCGTCCGGTCATCATCGCCGGCGGCGGCGTGCTCTACGCCTTCGCCACGGACCAGCTGCGCGCGTTCGCCGAAGCCACCGGCATCCCGGTCGGCTGGACCCAGGCCGGCGTCGGCTCCCTCGCGTGGGACCACCCGCAGGCACTCGGAGCGGTCGGCTCGACCGGCACGACGGCGGCCAACGCGCTCGTGCGCGACGCGGACCTCGTCATCGGCATCGGCACGCGCTACGAGGATTTCACCACCGCCTCCCGCACGGCATTCCAGGACCCGGGCGTGAGCTTCGTGAACATCAACGTCGCCGCGATCGATGCCTACAAGCACGGAACCTCGCTGCCGATCGTCGCCGACGCCCGCAAGGCCCTCGCCGCGCTCACGACGGCGCTGGGCGGCTACCGTGTCGGGGCGGAGCTCGAGCGCGTGGTGGCCGACGAGAAGGCCCGCTGGGACGACACGGTCGACGCCGCCTTCGCACAGGACTATTCCCCGCTCGTGTCGCAGAACGCCATCATCGGCGCGGTCAACCGCGCGATGGACCCGCGCGACGTCGTGATCTGCGCGGCAGGCTCCCTCCCCGGAGACCTGCACAAGATGTGGCGCATCCGCGACCCGTTCGGGTACCACGTCGAGTACGCGTTCTCCTGCATGGGCTACGAGATCCCCGGCGGCCTCGGCGTCAAGCGCGCGGCGGTCGATGCGACGTCCAGGGGCGAGGCGAACAGGGACGTCGTCGTCATGGTCGGCGACGGCTCGTACCTCATGAT
Protein-coding sequences here:
- the iolC gene encoding 5-dehydro-2-deoxygluconokinase translates to MTYDVLTMGRISVDIYPNDIGVGLADVTSFGKYLGGSPSNVAVAAARHGRTTAVITRTGDDPFGTYLHRELAKFGVDDRFVAPVPGLQTPATFCAIIPATHEFPLYFYGRFPTAPDLQIKAEELDLAAIRDARIFWSTVTGLCQEPSRSAHIAAHEARPRAELAEGQFTVLDLDYRPMFWDSEDAAREQVARVLPHVTVAIGNEEECAVAVGHGTPDEQADRLLAAGVEIAVVKLGPEGVMAKTRTERVVSAPVPVETLNGLGAGDSFGGAFCHGLLAGWPLAQVLDYANASGAIVASRLSCADAMPTPAEVTSLLSERGRLVPEAVAQ
- a CDS encoding Cgl0159 family (beta/alpha)8-fold protein, translating into MRLEDPAAVARAAQNRRRHPGPVLGKQDFIVAADHPARGALAAQGRPEAMADRRELLDRLQIALANPAVDGVLASPDIMDDLLLLGALEGKLVFGSMNRGGLAGFVNEFDDRFTGHTAEALAALGADGGKMLTRIALGDPATASILESTAKAIDALAARGLIAMVEPFLSGWVDGKVKNDLSAEAVIKSIGIASGLGSTSAYTWMKLPVVEDMERVMAATTMPTVLLGGDPTGHQDEVFASWGRALALPGVQGLTVGRTLLYPADGDVAGAVAAAASLLHTEEIPSGHSTKEAAQ
- the iolD gene encoding 3D-(3,5/4)-trihydroxycyclohexane-1,2-dione acylhydrolase (decyclizing), producing MTVAQALVEFLGRQYTVDTVGGPDGGAYRERLIPGMFGIFGHGNVAGVGQALKQWQVADPTLMPYYQGRNEQAQAHQAVGYARHTRRRQTFAISTSIGPGSSNLLTGAALATANRLPALLLPSDTFATRAADPVLQQLEMPHGYDITVNDAFRPLSKYFDRVNRPEQLFSALLHGLRVLTDPAETGAVTIALPQDVQAEVFDVPAEFLAEREWRIRRPEPEAEDIAEAARRIRAAKRPVIIAGGGVLYAFATDQLRAFAEATGIPVGWTQAGVGSLAWDHPQALGAVGSTGTTAANALVRDADLVIGIGTRYEDFTTASRTAFQDPGVSFVNINVAAIDAYKHGTSLPIVADARKALAALTTALGGYRVGAELERVVADEKARWDDTVDAAFAQDYSPLVSQNAIIGAVNRAMDPRDVVICAAGSLPGDLHKMWRIRDPFGYHVEYAFSCMGYEIPGGLGVKRAAVDATSRGEANRDVVVMVGDGSYLMMHTELVTAVAEGIKLITVLIQNHGYASIGALSEQLGSQRFGTKYRTLDAEHHTFDDGEKLPIDLATNAESLGVTVYRIVPGPNAIADLEAAIGKAKAAPEGSGPIVIHIESDPLIDAPSSESWWDVPVSGASELESTQAAFATYTDHKSRQRPLLG